The Desulfohalovibrio reitneri genome contains a region encoding:
- a CDS encoding GAK system ATP-grasp enzyme encodes MKKIAVVGIPGGWSSEKLADAVEAKTGFRLLVDMERVRLDLDSCRALYQGHDLGEMDAIIIKKIAPSYTPSVLDRLEILRFVEQRCGVPVFSKASSIMKLIDRLSCTVGLRNGGMPMPPTVITEDTDAAMEAVEEYGRAVFKPLFSTKARGMTVLEPCDELRENIEDYKAQGNPVMYIQQMVRHPGLDLGVTFLGGEYLATYARQGSGDSWNTTTRAGGKYVAQEPSKEIVDLARAAQDLFDMAFTCVDVVETPDGPKIYEVSAFGGFRGLLEANRIDAAARYVDFVLERIP; translated from the coding sequence ATGAAGAAGATCGCCGTAGTGGGCATACCCGGGGGCTGGTCCTCGGAAAAGCTGGCCGACGCCGTGGAGGCCAAAACCGGGTTCCGCCTGCTGGTGGACATGGAGCGGGTGCGCCTGGACCTGGACTCCTGCAGGGCGCTCTACCAAGGGCACGACCTGGGCGAAATGGACGCCATCATCATCAAGAAGATCGCCCCCAGCTACACCCCGTCCGTGCTGGACCGCCTGGAAATACTGCGCTTCGTGGAGCAGCGGTGCGGCGTGCCCGTCTTTTCCAAGGCCTCAAGCATCATGAAGCTCATCGACCGCCTTTCCTGCACCGTGGGGCTGCGCAACGGCGGCATGCCCATGCCCCCCACCGTCATCACCGAGGACACCGACGCCGCCATGGAGGCGGTGGAGGAGTACGGCCGGGCGGTTTTCAAGCCCCTCTTTTCCACCAAGGCGCGCGGCATGACCGTGCTGGAGCCGTGTGACGAGTTGCGCGAAAACATCGAGGACTACAAGGCCCAGGGCAACCCGGTCATGTACATCCAGCAGATGGTGCGGCACCCAGGCCTGGACCTGGGCGTGACCTTCCTGGGCGGCGAGTACCTAGCCACCTACGCCCGGCAGGGCTCGGGCGACTCCTGGAACACCACCACCCGCGCCGGGGGCAAATACGTGGCCCAGGAGCCCTCCAAAGAGATCGTCGACCTGGCCCGCGCGGCCCAGGACCTTTTCGACATGGCCTTCACCTGCGTGGACGTGGTGGAAACGCCCGACGGCCCCAAAATCTACGAGGTGTCCGCCTTCGGGGGCTTCCGGGGCCTGCTGGAAGCCAATCGGATAGACGCCGCGGCCCGCTACGTCGACTTCGTCCTGGAGCGCATCCCATGA
- a CDS encoding HprK-related kinase B: MSTGSVHALALPYLEQHPPVGRLRLLFGDVRIDVHSNSGELLEKLGGYFQSFLASGGEPDIEVTAIQRPVLDLGLDYTVKQPEPGKTKIKEEYLDLDDGRIIRKRLTGMVFFLAGDTQAAMGPCIENDNQVINFINNRFIERLIKRGSLLFHASGVALRGKGLNMAGFAGMGKSTLALNIMCQGTDFVSNDRVMVEPSDGGLMMHGVPKMPRVNPGTVLHNESLRPVIPEAERERFEQLPPEQLWDLEHKYDALIEECFGEDKFTLSCPMRALVLLNWQRDGSTLRIKEVDLSERRDLMPAFMKELGLFFEWDERTRHRDMSDNAYIQLLRDCPVFELSGGVDFDKAADFCVDFLKKA, from the coding sequence ATGAGCACCGGTTCCGTCCACGCCCTGGCCCTCCCCTACCTGGAACAGCACCCGCCCGTGGGCCGCCTGCGCCTGCTCTTCGGCGACGTGCGCATCGACGTCCACTCCAACTCCGGCGAACTGCTGGAAAAGCTTGGCGGCTACTTCCAGAGCTTCCTGGCCTCCGGAGGCGAACCGGACATCGAGGTCACGGCCATCCAGCGCCCCGTCCTGGACCTGGGACTGGACTACACCGTCAAGCAGCCCGAGCCCGGCAAGACCAAGATCAAGGAAGAGTACCTCGACCTGGACGACGGGCGCATCATCCGCAAGCGCCTCACCGGCATGGTTTTCTTCCTGGCCGGCGATACCCAGGCGGCAATGGGGCCCTGCATCGAAAACGACAACCAGGTCATCAACTTCATCAACAACCGCTTCATCGAACGGCTCATCAAGCGCGGCTCCCTGCTCTTCCACGCCTCGGGCGTGGCCCTGCGCGGCAAGGGGCTGAACATGGCCGGATTCGCGGGCATGGGCAAATCCACCCTGGCCCTGAACATCATGTGCCAGGGCACCGACTTCGTCTCCAATGACCGCGTGATGGTGGAGCCCTCGGACGGCGGGCTGATGATGCATGGCGTCCCCAAGATGCCCAGGGTCAACCCCGGCACCGTGCTGCACAACGAATCCCTCCGCCCGGTCATCCCTGAAGCCGAGCGCGAGCGATTCGAACAGCTCCCCCCGGAACAGCTCTGGGACCTGGAGCACAAGTACGACGCCCTCATCGAGGAATGTTTCGGCGAGGACAAGTTCACCCTCTCCTGCCCCATGCGCGCCCTCGTCCTCCTCAACTGGCAACGCGACGGCTCCACCCTGCGCATTAAGGAGGTGGACCTGTCCGAACGGCGCGACCTCATGCCCGCCTTCATGAAGGAGCTCGGCCTCTTCTTCGAATGGGACGAAAGAACCCGCCACCGCGACATGTCCGATAACGCCTACATCCAACTCCTGCGGGACTGCCCGGTCTTCGAACTCTCCGGCGGCGTGGACTTCGATAAGGCCGCCGACTTCTGTGTGGATTTCCTGAAGAAGGCCTAG
- the nifE gene encoding nitrogenase iron-molybdenum cofactor biosynthesis protein NifE, with protein MDSIFEEREGQIARTGGDAFTIACNKDSLAGAVSQRACVFCGSRVVLYPIADALHLVHGPIGCAAYTWDIRGALSSGPELHRLSFSTDLQEKDVVFGGEPKLEAALRELIAEHGPRAAFIYSTCIVGIIGDDLEAVARRVSRDTGIPVIPVQSEGFRGNKRAGYEAACKAMMRLVGTGDTSEVPPLSLNILGDFNLAGEIWIIREYYRRMGVEVTATITGDGRVDELSRAHGAALNVVQCSGATMDLAAMMEEKYGTPHMRVSYFGIEDMAQALYDVADHFKDRDPEMPGRARDLVREELETLYPQLQEFRRDLEGKKAAVYVGGAFKAFSLVKCFRHLGMKVAVVGSQTGTEEDYRELARITDPDTIVVDDANPLELSAFIKEKDVDVFVGGVKERPIAYKLGVGFCDHNHERKEALEGFAGMINFAREIHRTVTSPVWGFTPRRRGSLKAPAMKEAS; from the coding sequence ATGGATTCTATTTTCGAGGAGCGGGAAGGGCAGATCGCCAGGACGGGCGGGGATGCCTTCACCATAGCCTGCAACAAAGACTCGCTGGCCGGGGCGGTGTCGCAGCGGGCCTGCGTGTTCTGCGGTTCGCGGGTGGTGCTGTACCCCATCGCGGACGCCTTGCACCTGGTGCACGGGCCCATCGGCTGCGCGGCCTACACCTGGGACATCCGGGGGGCGTTGTCGTCGGGGCCGGAGCTGCACCGTTTGTCGTTCTCCACTGACTTGCAGGAGAAGGACGTGGTGTTCGGGGGCGAGCCCAAGCTGGAGGCGGCGCTGCGGGAGCTGATCGCGGAGCACGGCCCCAGGGCGGCGTTCATTTATTCCACCTGCATCGTGGGCATCATCGGGGATGATCTGGAGGCCGTGGCCCGGCGCGTGTCGCGTGACACGGGTATTCCGGTCATTCCGGTGCAGTCCGAGGGGTTCAGGGGCAACAAGCGGGCCGGGTACGAGGCGGCCTGCAAGGCCATGATGCGGCTGGTGGGCACGGGGGACACCTCGGAGGTGCCGCCGCTGTCGCTGAACATTCTGGGCGACTTCAACTTGGCCGGGGAGATCTGGATCATCCGCGAGTACTATCGCCGCATGGGGGTGGAGGTGACGGCCACCATCACCGGCGACGGGCGGGTGGACGAGCTGTCCCGGGCGCACGGGGCGGCGCTGAACGTGGTGCAGTGTTCCGGGGCCACCATGGATTTGGCCGCCATGATGGAGGAGAAGTACGGCACGCCGCACATGCGCGTGTCGTACTTCGGCATCGAGGACATGGCCCAGGCCTTGTACGACGTGGCCGACCACTTCAAGGACCGCGACCCGGAAATGCCCGGCCGGGCCCGCGACTTGGTGCGGGAGGAGTTGGAGACGCTGTACCCCCAGTTGCAGGAGTTCCGCCGCGACCTGGAGGGCAAGAAGGCGGCCGTCTACGTGGGCGGAGCCTTCAAGGCGTTCTCCCTGGTCAAGTGCTTTCGCCACCTGGGCATGAAGGTGGCGGTGGTGGGCTCGCAGACCGGCACCGAGGAGGACTACCGGGAGCTGGCCCGCATCACCGACCCGGACACAATCGTGGTGGACGACGCCAACCCCCTGGAGCTGTCCGCCTTCATCAAGGAGAAGGACGTGGACGTGTTCGTGGGCGGGGTCAAGGAGCGGCCCATCGCCTACAAGCTGGGGGTGGGCTTCTGCGACCACAACCACGAGCGCAAGGAGGCCCTGGAGGGCTTCGCGGGCATGATCAACTTCGCCCGCGAGATTCACCGCACAGTGACCAGTCCGGTGTGGGGCTTCACCCCGCGCCGCCGGGGCTCCCTGAAGGCCCCGGCCATGAAGGAGGCCTCATGA
- a CDS encoding nitrogenase component 1, with protein sequence MTATPKAKRPNFVSTTNACKMCAPLGAAMAFAGIESCVPFLHGSQGCATYMRRYIISHFREPMDIASSALGEKHAVYGGGPNLKLGLINVIKKYGARAIGVASTCLTETIGDDVSMILHEFRKEFAGDLDLPELIHVSTPSYSGSHMDGFHGAVRAAVDQLAGDGEPTGRINLFPGLVSPEDIRHLKRLLEDFGLTAAILPDISETLDGPALEDYRKIPEGGCPVSRIRSMGAAPASIEFGRVLDPARSAGGVLAERFGTPLRSLGLPIGLRETDAFMETLEELSGRPLPRRHELARGRLVDAMVDGHKYLSGKRAVVFGEEDMCVALTSFLAEIGVKPVLVASGGSSGNLERAVRDVTDGILPEPPKVFAKVDFAEITEQARELNPDLLIGNSKGYRVLSRELDAPLIRCGFPIHDRFGSQRVRHLGYAGTQDLFDRIVNTVIEKKQADSDIGYGYI encoded by the coding sequence ATGACCGCCACCCCCAAGGCCAAGCGGCCCAATTTCGTCTCCACCACCAACGCGTGCAAGATGTGCGCTCCCCTGGGCGCGGCCATGGCCTTCGCGGGCATCGAGTCCTGCGTGCCGTTTCTGCACGGCTCCCAGGGCTGCGCCACCTACATGCGGCGCTACATCATCTCCCACTTCCGCGAGCCCATGGACATCGCCTCCTCCGCCTTGGGGGAGAAGCACGCGGTGTACGGCGGCGGCCCCAACCTCAAGCTGGGGCTGATCAACGTCATAAAGAAGTACGGTGCGCGGGCCATCGGCGTGGCCTCCACCTGCCTCACGGAGACCATCGGCGACGACGTGTCCATGATCCTGCACGAGTTCCGCAAGGAGTTCGCCGGCGACCTGGACCTGCCGGAACTGATCCATGTCTCCACGCCGTCCTACTCCGGCTCGCACATGGACGGCTTCCACGGCGCGGTGCGCGCGGCCGTGGATCAGCTGGCGGGTGACGGGGAGCCCACCGGGCGGATCAACCTTTTCCCCGGCCTGGTCTCGCCCGAGGACATCCGCCACCTCAAGCGGCTGCTTGAGGACTTCGGCCTTACGGCGGCCATCCTGCCGGACATCTCCGAAACCTTGGACGGCCCGGCCCTGGAGGACTACCGCAAGATTCCCGAGGGCGGCTGCCCGGTGTCGCGAATCCGCTCCATGGGCGCGGCCCCGGCCTCCATCGAGTTCGGCCGCGTGCTGGACCCGGCCAGGAGCGCCGGGGGCGTGCTGGCGGAACGCTTCGGCACGCCGCTGCGCTCCCTGGGCCTGCCCATCGGCCTGCGCGAGACCGACGCCTTCATGGAGACGCTGGAGGAGCTTTCCGGCCGCCCTCTGCCCCGGCGGCACGAGTTGGCCCGGGGGCGGCTGGTGGACGCCATGGTGGACGGCCACAAGTACCTTTCCGGCAAGCGGGCCGTGGTCTTCGGCGAGGAGGACATGTGCGTGGCCCTGACCTCCTTTTTGGCGGAGATCGGTGTGAAGCCGGTGCTGGTGGCCTCGGGCGGCTCCTCCGGCAACCTGGAGCGGGCGGTGCGGGACGTCACCGATGGCATCCTGCCCGAGCCGCCGAAGGTCTTCGCCAAGGTGGATTTCGCGGAGATCACGGAGCAGGCGCGGGAACTGAACCCGGACCTGCTCATCGGCAACTCCAAGGGCTACCGGGTGCTGTCCCGTGAGCTGGACGCGCCGCTCATCCGCTGCGGCTTCCCCATCCACGACCGGTTCGGCTCCCAACGCGTGCGCCACCTGGGCTACGCCGGAACGCAGGACCTCTTCGACCGCATCGTCAACACCGTCATCGAAAAGAAACAGGCCGACTCCGACATCGGCTACGGCTACATCTAG
- a CDS encoding radical SAM protein — MQHAEDRHPCFNVRAKGSCGRVHLPVAPRCNIMCNYCNRKYDCVSESRPGVTSAVLSPAQAAGYMDEILAREPRITVAGIAGPGDPFANADKTLETISRIRAAHPQMLFCVSSNGLAVPFHLDEIKEAGISHMTITVNAVDPEVGEKFYRWVRDGKVTYQGRAAAELLLGRQREAIAGLKERGVKVKVNTILTPGLNDHHVEDIARVMRELGVDMLNVMALIPTADTPFADRAAPTGKEVDEARGRAQVHLPQMRHCRRCRSDAVGLLDSDRSEEFASCLSKCSEKKDAAGPDASCPNVAVATREGMLVNLHLGETKVFHIYGQNEEGSFAKIDERHAPPPGGGDRRWLTLSDLLRDCRAVLVSGIGPGPRALFEERGPYPVEMEGFIEQGLRAVYGSEDLSKLRKRRETVCGQACSGTGEGC, encoded by the coding sequence ATGCAGCACGCCGAAGACCGCCACCCCTGCTTCAACGTCCGGGCCAAGGGCTCCTGCGGCCGCGTCCACCTGCCCGTGGCCCCGCGCTGCAACATCATGTGCAACTACTGCAACCGCAAGTACGACTGCGTCAGCGAGTCCCGCCCGGGCGTGACCTCGGCCGTGCTCTCCCCGGCCCAGGCGGCGGGCTACATGGACGAGATCCTGGCCCGCGAGCCGCGCATCACCGTGGCGGGCATCGCCGGGCCGGGCGATCCCTTCGCCAACGCGGACAAGACGCTGGAGACCATCTCCCGCATCCGCGCGGCCCACCCGCAGATGCTTTTCTGCGTCTCCTCCAACGGGCTGGCCGTGCCCTTCCATCTGGACGAAATCAAGGAGGCGGGCATCAGCCACATGACCATCACGGTCAACGCCGTGGACCCGGAGGTGGGCGAGAAGTTCTACCGCTGGGTGCGCGACGGCAAGGTGACCTACCAGGGCCGGGCCGCGGCGGAACTGCTGCTGGGCCGCCAGCGGGAGGCCATCGCCGGGCTCAAGGAGCGGGGCGTCAAGGTCAAGGTCAACACCATCCTCACGCCGGGGCTGAACGACCACCACGTGGAGGACATCGCCCGCGTCATGCGGGAGCTGGGCGTGGACATGCTCAACGTCATGGCCCTCATCCCCACGGCGGACACCCCCTTCGCCGACCGCGCCGCGCCTACGGGCAAGGAGGTGGACGAGGCCAGGGGCCGCGCCCAGGTCCACCTGCCGCAGATGCGCCACTGCCGCCGCTGCCGCTCCGACGCGGTGGGGCTGCTTGACTCCGACCGCTCCGAGGAGTTCGCCTCCTGCCTGAGCAAGTGCTCGGAAAAGAAGGACGCGGCCGGGCCGGACGCCTCCTGCCCCAACGTGGCCGTGGCCACGCGCGAAGGCATGCTGGTCAACCTGCACCTGGGCGAGACGAAGGTATTCCACATCTATGGCCAGAACGAGGAGGGAAGCTTCGCCAAGATCGACGAACGCCACGCCCCGCCCCCGGGCGGCGGCGACCGCCGCTGGCTGACCCTCTCCGACCTGCTGCGCGACTGCCGGGCCGTGCTGGTCTCCGGCATCGGCCCCGGGCCCAGGGCGCTGTTCGAGGAACGCGGCCCATACCCGGTGGAGATGGAGGGCTTCATCGAGCAGGGCCTGCGGGCGGTCTACGGCAGCGAAGACCTCTCCAAACTCCGCAAACGCCGCGAAACAGTCTGCGGCCAAGCCTGCTCCGGCACGGGGGAGGGGTGCTGA
- a CDS encoding sulfite exporter TauE/SafE family protein: MYALLLPVVFAAALVLTMVGLGGGLIFSPVFVLAGMGKAQAASASLFLNLVAAASAAWVYGRKGMVDFRLAIPLIVSSSLAAPLGSWLNQRVEMDLFMGVMAVVLVLAAVRMLLGPKAIKRPEGGRRMGKAASGVLVGAAIGLLAGLLGIGGGVFVVPLLIFLVGVETKAAAASSTFIVCFSSLFGFLGYAAQASVNWSFILPAAVLAFAGGQIGSRVMSAKLNTRLIHVIFAGVLLLLAARLGWRVVAGG, translated from the coding sequence ATGTACGCGCTGCTCCTGCCGGTCGTCTTCGCCGCCGCCCTGGTCCTGACCATGGTGGGGCTGGGCGGCGGGCTCATCTTCTCCCCGGTGTTCGTCCTGGCGGGCATGGGCAAGGCCCAGGCCGCGTCCGCCTCGCTGTTCCTCAACCTGGTGGCCGCGGCCTCGGCCGCCTGGGTCTACGGCCGCAAGGGCATGGTGGACTTCCGCCTGGCCATTCCCCTCATCGTCTCCTCCAGCCTGGCCGCGCCGCTTGGCTCCTGGCTCAATCAGCGGGTGGAGATGGACCTCTTCATGGGGGTCATGGCCGTGGTGCTGGTGCTGGCCGCGGTCCGCATGCTGCTGGGGCCGAAGGCCATCAAGCGGCCCGAGGGCGGACGGCGCATGGGCAAGGCGGCCTCCGGCGTGCTGGTGGGGGCGGCCATCGGGCTTCTGGCCGGGCTGCTGGGCATCGGCGGCGGGGTCTTCGTGGTGCCGCTGCTCATCTTTCTGGTGGGCGTGGAGACCAAGGCGGCGGCCGCCTCCTCCACCTTCATCGTCTGCTTTTCGTCCCTGTTCGGCTTTCTGGGGTACGCTGCCCAGGCCAGCGTGAACTGGTCCTTCATCCTGCCCGCCGCCGTGCTGGCCTTCGCGGGCGGGCAGATCGGTTCGCGGGTCATGTCCGCCAAGCTCAACACCCGGCTTATCCACGTCATCTTCGCCGGGGTCCTGCTGCTGCTGGCGGCCAGGCTGGGCTGGCGGGTCGTGGCCGGGGGCTGA